The Salvia splendens isolate huo1 unplaced genomic scaffold, SspV2 ctg765, whole genome shotgun sequence DNA segment TtaaacgagccgtatatatagggtttaaaaaaaataaaaaaatttcggacgtccgagcgggacgtccgacccttgccacagtggcggacgtccgcccgcccgtcgcagggacgtccgaggacacccgacgtcctcacgggacgtccgtatccgaccctaaacgccacaatggcggacgtccgggtcgctcgtcgcgacgtccgaccggacgtccgccattggagatgctctaagttgAAACAAATGATTTGCAAAGCAGATCACTCAGCCACTCAGTTTCCCCAACAAATATTgctcttttcattttcttttcttatctCTAAATTTAAGTTTGTTTTGCTGGAAATTTTCTTCTTGCATCGATTAATCCAAGGTTGCCCCCTTTCTTTATTCCATAAATTCTAACGCCAAAATTAAGAATTGATCGTTCCCTCGAATTCTACGAACTGAGAAGTCACAGTGAATTACTACTCAAGTTTACCCTTTTTTCCCTTCCCTCTCAATTTTGCAGTAATTGAAATAAATGGCTCTTCATAGTGCTGCCGTGAGCTTCTGCTGTGTCTCTTTCAACCCTCAAGCTTCTCTCTTCAGGCAATGCAGCATCAAACCATCAAGATTATCTTCCCCATCGCTTCTAAGATTCAGAATTCAAGGTGAGAATCACTTTCATCAATTTCTAGTGTTATTGTTACATATCCATAGTTATTAGCTACCCTAATAATTTGTGCTTGTTTAGTGGCTGTGGAGAGAAAATGTGGTTAGTTTTGGGATTTAACAAAGAATCTGAAAGCTTGAATTGTTAAATGTGTTGGAATGGATTGCACATCACTTTCTTTGCATCAGAAAGGGAAttgcttttttttattgattgattGGTTTGGTAATTTTTAGTCTGATTACTTGATTCATAGGGAAAGCAGTAGAAAGTGGTAATGGCCCATTTGAAGTAGATGATTCATCTCTTGTGGTTTGCTTCGGGGAAATGCTTATCGATTTTGTGCCAACCACAAGTGGACTTGCTTTGGCTGAAGCACCGGCGTTTAAGAAAGCCCGGAGAGGTGCACCTGCTAATGTGGCTGTTGGCATTGCTCGACTTGGCGGTGCATCAGCATTCATAGGGAAGGTACTTGTGATAAGCTTGCTTCATCTTGCCAGAATTGATAAGTCATCATTCGTTATGGTGATTCAGATTGAGATTAGTAAGAAATGAGTTGTTGCTGAAAATGTTTGGAGGAGAACTGATGTGTGTGATTTGTGCTCAAGGTGGGAGAGGATGAATTTGGCTACATGCTTGCAAATATTCTTAAGGAGAATAATGTGAATAACGAAGGAATGAGGTTTGATCCCGGTGCTCGAACTGCACTAGCTTTTGTAACTCTCAGGAAAGATGGGGAACGCGAGTTCATGTTTTATCGCAATCCCAGTGCGGATATGTTGCTCCAGGAGGCCGAACTTGACTTTGAGTTAATAAGAAAGGTCGCAACTCTCTCATTTTCTCGAATTCATTGTGCATTAGAAATCCTTAACACCTGTCAATTATTTCAGTTAAGTAAAAATTAGTTGAAGACTCTGTACGGTTTTATGATCTTAGACGAACAAATGATCATTGATTATTAATGTCATTCAGGCCAAAATTTTCCACTACGGCTCTATAAGCTTGATTACAGAACCTTGCAAATCTGCCCACATAGCTGCTGCGAAGGCTGCAAAGGAGGCTGGTGTGATCTTGTCGTATGATCCTAATTTGAGGCTTCCATTGTGGCCATCTGCAGAAAGTGCCAGAGAAGGCATTCTTAGCATATGGGATACAGCAGAAATTATTAAGGTACTCGTTTGGTCCTACTTGTTACCCATAACTCCAATGGGTTCTAACTCTTATGTTATGGATGATGTAAAAACATCAGATCAGCGAGGAGGAGATAAGCTTTCTGACTCAAGGAGAAGACCCATATGACGATAATGTAGTTCGGAAACTGTACCATGAAAATCTCAAGTTACTCCTTGTAACTGAAGGTCCAGAAGGCTGCCGATACTATACCAAGGTATGCTGTCTTTACAAGTCAATGTCAAAACGGCAGTAAATGGTCTAATTTGTCTCTCAGACCAAGAGTGATGATATCTTTTCATTTGggtatttattatatattatcaAGGATCGCTTATTGATTCGTATAGATAAAGTTGCTTTATTGCTAAGATTACACTTTATATATGCTGTCTTTGCAGTGAAACTCAATTTGATGTCCAACAGTGGTTTCACATATGTTGGATCTCTTATTGGTTCGTATAGATAGGATCTTATTTTCTGGACTGGTCTGCAAAATCAATCAAGCACGGTTCTATTTCAACCATTGATTGGTTTCTATATTTTCCATAACATGAAAAGGGTTACCTTTAGGAATTAGATAATTTTCTAAGTCATGGAGTTAAACTACACCGGGTCCTTTTAGTCTGATAGATTCCTTTTAGTCTTATGTATCAATCATTTCCTCACAAATGACAAATACAGTTTGAAGATTAAATCTTCAGATGCATATTCCAGTGGAGGATTATTGAGAAAACGTGCTGCGTAAGTCATTTAACAACTGCTTATACATGATTTTCCATTACCAGGAGTTTAGTGGAAGGGTGAAGGGTCTGAAGGCGGAAGCTGTTGATACAACAGGTGCCGGGGATGCTTTTGTGGCCGGAATCCTTTCACAGTTAGCTCTTGACACCTCGTTGCTTCAGGTAATAATAATGCTATCTATTTGTGTTACTCTGCAGCAAGTGTCTTCTAATCCTACTCATTATGGATTCACTTGTAAACAAAACAAATGATGATTCACTAATTGTTTACGTTGAATACAAGAAGCTTCTAGAAAGGTAATTCTAAAAACTCGAGCAAGTCGTATATACAATTATCTGACACAATTTAAGTTGGAGCAGCTCTTAATCCAGTCTTGATTTGTTACTGAGAAGCACTATTATTTTGTTGCTTTCTATTGGTTTTTCTGAAACATGTATGCAAATATAACATCCACCACAACCCGTTTACAGAATGAGGATCGACTGAGAGATGCACTGAGATTCGCTAATGCTTGTGGAGCCTTGACCGTGATGGAAAGAGGCGCTATTCCTGCTCTGCCCACCAGAGAGACAGTGCTCAAAATCATAAAACAGACACATGTTTAAGACCAAAAACAGTAGACTTTAGTCATTTATATATTCTCTGCAACTTTTGACTATATTCATGAGCAAGAAtagtttatataattattattacaaGATTACATAAATGGGACATACAAGATGTCAGCGCCAAAATGTTCTCTGTTTTAAGAAACATGCATCGAATATGATACTGTTTTCACATATTATTCCTATCATCAATTATGGGAATCACATGGTTGgttcaattaaaattttgagtCAAAGTTAGCACATGTTCATATTGTGTTTAATGAAAAATTTATTCTACACTATTATTAATTGAGGGTGCATGTTTCTTGAATCGCTAAAGGAATTGCTTTTTTCTTATCTATTTGACCATATAGGACTCCCTAAATCATAATCAATAAACATCATCACTTGACCATATACATAGGACTCCCTAAATCAATTAAAATGCACAATGTGATGATATAAGATATATGAGATAGAGAAATTGAAATATGAAAATGACAAGTTTGGGAGGAAAAAGTGGATGGCCACATACATATATAGTAAATCCACCCCTACTAACAAGGATGACCTTATGCTCTCTAACCAAACCACATCATAATATTAACCTAATGCTTTCCACATTCTCACATTCCGTTAAAAAACAACACCAAATTCCCAAGAAACAAAAAATGGCCGATGATGATCCACAAGATGTAGCCGACCGCGAGCGGCTCTTCAAGCATTTCGACGCCAACGGTGACGGCCAGATCTCGGCCAGCGAGCTCGGCGACGCCCTCAAGACGCTGGGATGCGTCACCCCCGAAGAAGTCCAGAACATGATGGTCGAAATCGACTCTGATGGCGACGGCTTCATCTCCTACGAAGAGTTCACAACCTTCGCTCGTGCAAATAGGGGACTAGTCAAGGATGTGGCCAAGATATTCTAACttgttcattttttttcctctcaAATTCATTTCACTATacattcttttctttctttttatacATGACTATTATGTTTTGTTTGATATCAAATGCAtgcttgttttattttatgtcaAGCGTTTTGCACATTCCCTTATTATATATGGAAAACACAACAACCATAGCGCGAATAAAGGCGCGCAACGTAACTTACACAACAGGCAGGCGTGTTACACGCTGTGTCGAGCGTTGAGCGTTCTTTAACGTTGCGTAAAATTTTCACACAAGCGTTGCACATGCCCTTCTATACGGCACACACAACTCACATTGTGCGAAAAAAGGGTTATCAATTGTAACAAATGTATCATTCCAAAAATTATGATACCACAAAAGTCCAGACAACAATAGGGGCTTTCTATACAAAAGTCAAACTTGGTGTGCCTAACCCTAAGTTTCTCCTTAAAACTGCCTAAAAATAAGAAAAGGGCAATGTGAGGCTGCGGATCACCGGCGATCAAGGCTGTCTTCGTCGTCGAGATCAACTCCGAGCATGGCCAAGGCGAAGTGATTTTTCATTTCACTCTTTGTCCGCAGCAACTCAAAGTGAGAATCGTTCATGCTATTCTTGAGAGTCTTGCTTCTGGTTAAGGCACCGGATTCGTCTCCTTTTAATATCGTGACAATCTCTCCCATCTCCGGCCTCCTCGACTCGATGTTTATGCAAGCGGCTGCAGCTCGTGCCATGCGCGTAACTTGACTCGTGCTCTTCAGGGTGAATACTAGCCGCGGATCTAGCAGTTTCTCTACACCTCCTTGCTGCAATAGGGGCTTTGCCTGCCATGAACAAATGGGAACAAATACATCATTTTCATGTGGTAAACATCATCAACACCACTCATTAAAAACTCGAGATATTCAAGATTCGAAAATGCTAAAAACGCAGCTCAAAGACATAGCAAAAGTCGAGGCGTACCCACTGAACCAGATTCTCTTCTCCCGGCCCTCTGCTGGACTCAATCGGCTTCCTACCAGTGATGAGTTCCAACAGCACGACGCCAAAGGCATATACGTCAGTTTTATCCGACACTTTCCCGTGCTGGAAGTATTCAGGAGCCAAGTACCTGAACAACGAAACAAACTTCCACTAtgaaaatcaagaaacatgaCAATAGTACGCATTTCTTTCACATAAACTACGAAGATTCATACCCAAATGTTCCTTTAACGGTTTTGCAAAGGAATGGCACCGAAGGCGCAGGAGTCCATGTTGCCAAGCCAAAGTCACACAACTGACAAAATAATTTCGAAGAACGTTTAGTTAGCACTAAAAAAAACAAGTTAAGCAAGATTCACAAACGAGGTTTTCCCCTTACTTTGGGCGTCTTCTTGGAGGAAACGAGGATGTTTGAGGGCTTTATGTCCCTGTGAACAACACATCTTTCAGTTCCATTGTGCAAGTAGTCTATTGCCTCAGCAATCCCCACTGCGACCTTGTACCTAACCGGCCATGGCAGAGCCGGACAACCCCTCTTCTTCCCTGCAATTCGTAAACAACACATTTCAAATCACTAAAGCAGATTGGAAGCAAGACCAACGCTACGAATAAACACTGAATAATTGTACCGTGCAAGGATCGTTCCAAGCTTCCACCGGAGACGTACTTGTACACCAAAAACAAGCCCATCTCAGCATCTAAACAGAACCCTACCAGTGGAACAATGTGAGGGTTATGCAAAGAGCTAGCAATCATCAATTCCCTGCAAAACGCCTTGGAAGACTCCTTATCGTCCCTCTCCAACCTCTTGATTGCCACAGCACGCCTCATGAATCCCACTCTCCCTCTAAACACACAGCTCAATGCCCCTCTCCCCAACACCCTACCTACTCAACACAAACAATTTCTGATGCAATCATCAAATTCCATTCATATCAACATTAAATTTCAGAAACATTGAAAATGAAGCATCTAATTACCTTTGGAGAAATTTCTGGTGGCAGAGAGGATATCAGAGTAGCTGAACCTAATCAGAGAATGAGCCAAGGGGGAAATTCTCCTCTCCAAAGACTCAATTCTTCTCCATTTCAAATCTTCTGATTTAGAATCAGTCAACAAACCATTATTCAAATTCACCATCAAAACTGTGGCAGAGTTGCTTCGATTCACAGCCATGGACTCCAGCTCAACCTGAGAGCACAAGCTGAACCTGAAAGAGGAGTGAACCGAGTGCGGCTCCTCCGCCGCGCAGCCGCCGGACTCCGCCAGCAGCCAGGCCTTGTTGTGGTCCAAACCCCGCCCACCCTTCTCCTCATTCTTGCCGGAGCTCCGCCGCTGGCGGCGGGGGATCACACAGCCCAGACCGAAATCCCAGAACATCTTGTGCAGCAAAGACTTGAACTTTACCTCGCAATCGTCCAATTCATAGCTCTCACAGTCATACAACAGCTGATCACCACATAAAGCTTCAGTCTTTACATGAAATTGCGGAGGCTCCGTGGCGTCGATGCAACTATTTCTTGAAAACCCCATTTTTATCCAGAAGGGATCTCTCAACACGAAAAGAAAAGAGCACAGAAACCCAGAAACGGGAAAGCAAGATAAAGGATGAAAAGATGGGAATCGAGTTTGCTTTAAAGGAGAGGAAATAAGTCAAGAGTGAAAAGGAAGATAGAATTGGGGAAATTGATGCAAATGTGCTTAAACAACCTACTAAAAAAAAGGGAGTCTGGTGAATCTCTATACAGAATAATGGGAGAAGGTGAGAGATGGTCCCAATTTCAAAAACCCAAAACGAAGAATAAATTGCACTAGGCAAACCCTTTTTCAGTCAAGAGATTAGATTCTGCAACTACCAAAAATTAGTAGAACACAATGTCTGGAGTTGGGATTTGGAAGAGACAATCAGAATCCATTAAtgtaagaaaaagaaatgaatactgaaaaatgaagagaataaaataagcaggGAGAGTAGGAGGGGAAGCTTTTGGTTAAGTGATTGTTTGATTGAATTATTAACTTCACATTATTTGCGAAGAGGCAATTAATACTATTtggtataaaaataataatttttggaGGTGCAATTTGAGTTTGGTGACCACCCAATTAATTTATTGGAATTATTTCGTGATCGGATCGAAATACTCTCAACAACCGTTCTTGACAGAGGAGATCTGTTCTTCTGCGCCTTCGAATTCATTAATGTTTTGCCCCTAATTATGTGTTTGATACTAATATGATTCTCAAAAGGAAATTAATTTCGCCTAAATTAGtagatttttaaattataattaattggaTGCTTTTTAAAGTGAGAGAATGAGAATGACaaagagaaataaattattCCTAACCTTTAACATATGATATAGTACTCCTGCCGTCCCAGTCCCTCAGTAAAAGTTACtacatccgtccctgaaaatttatctcattttacttttaccatttttagtagtggacatcatattctactaacgcattcctattcacattttattataaaactaatatataaaataggacccacaatctactaactttttcaactcagtttccattacatttcataaaactcatgccgagtcaaagtgggacaaatttttagggacggaggtagtatattttatcattttagtccgtcAAATTCTCCAATATACcttacttacattttattataaaattaatataaaataatgaattttatATTTCCCTAACTTTTAAAACTACTGATATTTACATATATAAGACGTAAAATTCAATTAGGATATGAAATTGATATAACACTGTTAAAATTATCATATcaaattatttgaataaaatgCCATAATGATTGCCAAGTGTACATATGATTTTATTAGGTTATCGAATGCGTGTAGTTTATTCTACTGGACATGGCCCTGTTGCGATTTGGGCTTGACACCGAGGTTTATGGGTCCCAATAGCATTACCTCGATTTTATGTAGgtttagaattttatttttcatctgTATACAACCTAAACAACAAGTCCTAGTAAGTGGatgatttgaatttaataaaaagttgAAACACAAACCTAACACAAAACATAATGTTTTAGTTACCCTTACAAGTATCTACATACTACTATTCTCACATtttttaaatcctaaaaatatttatttgttacctttAACAATATCTACATACTACTctcatatttttgaaatttttgaaatttgtttGTTATAATAAATGTACTTATACtttttgacatttttgttcTAGGCTATTCATGAAGAGAATGACTTCGGTACTTCTACACAGTGACAGATGCATGAGGATCGGGAGCGACCCCCCTGACGAACAATTTCCCTTAACCCCGCCAAATAACCGCCATGGCCGCCCCTCACTTGGCCAATGTCGCTCGAAGTAGATCTATTTTGTTTCTTCATGTGTGTGTGACTTTGGGTCACAATACTAGCTAGTCGTAGTCGTGCAGAGCGATATACCAATCATCCTGATTTTTTAAGagtaaaattttttatttgatttctgattttggtAAAATTTTCAGTAATTTTTTAAACTTGATTTAGGTATAGGATTCAAGAGAATAGAAAATTAAGTATAGGAAGCTTTAGATTAATTAAGTAGAACGAATTTGGTAAAATTCTAACTTGGtatgattttataaaaaaatgtttcaaCAGTTTTGTATTATATGAAGGGAAAGTACGTTGAtgctattgacatttttaaagAGAAACACGCCAATACTATTGGTGTgctcaaaattttattttatagtatattattttattttctaacacGTCTCTAATACGTCGATGATGTGATTCTCTTATAAAAACACCATTAGCATTGACATGTTTCTCtttcacaaaatacaaaaaaagaaCATTAGGGaactttttttcaaaaattactctaaattcaaaatatttgaaGGAATTCAGGTGGAAGAAAAGAGACAGAGATTGAATTTCAAAATGGACTCTTTAAATGAAAATCATGCCTAGCATTTAACAAAGACCGATCCTGATCCACTGGATCTAAAGAGCGAATATGGGTGAATCTGTATATTGATCCATGCAAAGGGGTATGATTGGAAATTCCTTCAATTTCACCTTGAAATCACCATCTCCAAATCTAATCCCTCTCGAAATTGAAAAGcttattttttaaatctcgCAAAAGTAAGAGTCGCGTAATTTAATTGGAGACGTGCAAGAGCTATGTGAGGAAGACAAGCAACACGACCTGTTCAGCACCGACACTTCCTAGTTCCTCCGACGTTTCTCGATGCTCAAAACCAAAACATGGGACCTCATCACGCTTCGATTTAGGCAATAAATTCAGCCACACTCGGTTCGGCACCACGTTCCTCTGCATCGAGAGGAAGACGTGCAACAAATTCTCCTGCAAATCCATAGATAAAAAAGGGATTTGTTGCAAAAATATAATACGACCCGACATCCACCTTAttagacgcataacccttatgcatTCATCGGCTAAGCATCTCCTATTAATGAGACAGTTATCCGTCTTATTTTGCAGGAATATTAAAACTAAACTTCCTAAATTGGGAATCTTATTAGCATAATAACCCAAAAGAGAAATTTTCCATTCCATTAGCTGATGATGAATGTTACTGTTAGAAAAGGAAAGATTGTGATTAGAATCGATTACTCCAATTAGATGATTGACAAAATATTTTGTAATTAAGGATCTTATCATGTACATTGCTTCCTACACCATATTTAATAGGTCCTCTATACAATTGAAAGATCATCTCATTCAATACAATCAACAGTGTTCTATAATGTTCTCTCCTCCCCAATATGTCGATTAAATCATTTcacatggtaccagagcaggTTTGGACTCATAAAAGGTATAATCATCATCcttgatacctttctcggcccttTCCCGTGTTACCTTTTCCATTCCTTTTCTTTCCATGTACCTGTACCAGCAAAATATGTCAGAAGAAGAAAACCGAAAACTAACAAAAACTTCCAACCAGTCCATGGCGGACGAATTTGCCTGGCAATTTGCCAATTTCATGCGCAATAGTTTTGTGATGAACCAAAACCAAATCAACCCACCAGAAACTGTTGTTGTGTCATACAAAATCGACACACAGCCCCTCCACATCGGCGGGGACAAACTCAACGGAGAGAATTTCGCTATCTGGTCCATACTTATGAAGGCGGCGATAAGCGGTCGGAGAATGATATCTCACGTGACCGGAGTGCCTACTCCCCACCACGAACCGATCCAGCCACGCAGTGGCAACAGGCTGACCACTATGTGTTTACATGGCTGACTCAAAACATCGAGTCTCGACTAGTCAGTCGAATCTCACAACATCCGACGACCAAGCACATCTGGGATGCGTTGGCTGCCACATATGGAAGCGGAGGAAACAGAATCCAGGTGTATGATCTCCTGTTCAAAGCAAGTACACTAAGACAGGGGAGCAGTTCATTAGATGAAATATGGAGCAGGTTGCAGGAGATATGGATCTCAATTGATCAAAAACAGAGTAATCCAAGTAAATATCCAGAAGACATTGAAATCCATGATAAATTCATACAAGATCAGAGATTGTGTCAATTCGTCTATGCAATTGATAGCAAGTATGAATCAACCAAGAGGGAAATACTGAAATTGTATCCACTTCCCCCAGTAGATTTCACATACAACCTAGTCCAGTAGGAGGAGACACGCCTCCGAGTATTGCAGATGGCAAACAATGGTGGACTACACCACTGATGGAATCGGGGCGGGTCTCGCTATCCGAGGGTGGCAGAACCACACCGGCGGCTCGCGGGGTGGTGGTCGCGGCGGTAATGGAAGAAATCGGAGGAGTGATGAGGAGGACAAATCGAAGTTAGTTTGCTCCTACTGCATACGGAAAAAGCATACAAAAGCTTCATGCTTTGAGCTCATTGGCTATCCCGACTGGTGGGAAGAGAAGCATGGCAAACCGCCACCGCCGCGAGCACCCTGGAACCGCGGTGGGCATGCCGCCGCAGCGGTCGGAGGAGATGGAGGCCAGAAATGGGAGGTGTTGTCCAGCCAGCAAATGGGGCCGGTCACGCCACTACCCAGCGGGCGAACAGGACCGGGACGGCGAATTTCGTCGTCGGAGGGAGTAGGAGCATTGTCCATGAATGGAGTGAGGAATTGCGTGGAGAAGAAGGAGAGGAGGCGGCGCCCGCTAGGGCTTCAGGTAAATTAGA contains these protein-coding regions:
- the LOC121791280 gene encoding probable fructokinase-6, chloroplastic, producing the protein MALHSAAVSFCCVSFNPQASLFRQCSIKPSRLSSPSLLRFRIQGKAVESGNGPFEVDDSSLVVCFGEMLIDFVPTTSGLALAEAPAFKKARRGAPANVAVGIARLGGASAFIGKVGEDEFGYMLANILKENNVNNEGMRFDPGARTALAFVTLRKDGEREFMFYRNPSADMLLQEAELDFELIRKAKIFHYGSISLITEPCKSAHIAAAKAAKEAGVILSYDPNLRLPLWPSAESAREGILSIWDTAEIIKISEEEISFLTQGEDPYDDNVVRKLYHENLKLLLVTEGPEGCRYYTKEFSGRVKGLKAEAVDTTGAGDAFVAGILSQLALDTSLLQNEDRLRDALRFANACGALTVMERGAIPALPTRETVLKIIKQTHV
- the LOC121791282 gene encoding polcalcin Ole e 3-like; this encodes MADDDPQDVADRERLFKHFDANGDGQISASELGDALKTLGCVTPEEVQNMMVEIDSDGDGFISYEEFTTFARANRGLVKDVAKIF
- the LOC121791279 gene encoding probable serine/threonine-protein kinase PBL7, which produces MGFSRNSCIDATEPPQFHVKTEALCGDQLLYDCESYELDDCEVKFKSLLHKMFWDFGLGCVIPRRQRRSSGKNEEKGGRGLDHNKAWLLAESGGCAAEEPHSVHSSFRFSLCSQVELESMAVNRSNSATVLMVNLNNGLLTDSKSEDLKWRRIESLERRISPLAHSLIRFSYSDILSATRNFSKGRVLGRGALSCVFRGRVGFMRRAVAIKRLERDDKESSKAFCRELMIASSLHNPHIVPLVGFCLDAEMGLFLVYKYVSGGSLERSLHGKKRGCPALPWPVRYKVAVGIAEAIDYLHNGTERCVVHRDIKPSNILVSSKKTPKLCDFGLATWTPAPSVPFLCKTVKGTFGYLAPEYFQHGKVSDKTDVYAFGVVLLELITGRKPIESSRGPGEENLVQWAKPLLQQGGVEKLLDPRLVFTLKSTSQVTRMARAAAACINIESRRPEMGEIVTILKGDESGALTRSKTLKNSMNDSHFELLRTKSEMKNHFALAMLGVDLDDEDSLDRR